The Salvia miltiorrhiza cultivar Shanhuang (shh) chromosome 1, IMPLAD_Smil_shh, whole genome shotgun sequence genome has a window encoding:
- the LOC131006712 gene encoding uncharacterized protein At5g39865-like isoform X2, with protein sequence MWLGRTKSRVRFHDAPPPPPKFACSSFKDIHILLSDDDGGGGGDTLGSPRRLSICHRTRSSVKSLIRSLSHLPFLEDAAAAAVAAEEKKEEELRPEIRIPGAEATIVVYFTSLRVVRSTFEDCKAVRSILRAFRVPIDERDLSMDGRFTEELQGILGLTEKSKLMLPRVFIGGRYIGGAEEVRCLHETGELKKYVERLPRAELGTCDTCGGYGFILCIECDGSRKCYSEKAGFRSCTLCNENGLIRA encoded by the exons ATGTGGCTTGGACGAACCAAATCAAGGGTTCGGTTCCACGAcgcaccgccgccgccgcccaaATTCGCCTGCTCCTCCTTCAAAGACATCCACATTCTCCTCTCCGacgacgacggcggcggcggcggtgataCTCTTGGTTCCCCTAGAAGGCTCTCCATTTGCCACCGCACGCGCAGCAGTGTCAAGTCCCTCATCCGCAGCCTCTCTCACCTCCCGTTCCTCGAAGACGCCGCCGCGGCCGCGGTTGCGGCggaggagaagaaggaggagGAGCTCCGCCCGGAAATCCGCATTCCCGGAGCGGAGGCAACTATAGTGGTTTACTTCACGAGTTTGCGGGTAGTTCGGTCCACATTCGAGGACTGCAAGGCCGTCCGATCGATCCTGCGTGCGTTCCGCGTTCCGATCGACGAGCGCGATCTGTCGATGGACGGGCGCTTCACGGAGGAGCTGCAGGGGATCTTAGGCCTGACGGAGAAGTCGAAGCTGATGCTGCCGAGGGTCTTCATCGGCGGCAGATACATCGGCGGGGCTGAGGAGGTCCGCTGCCTCCACGAGACCGGCGAGCTGAAGAAGTACGTGGAGAGGCTGCCGCGCGCCGAGCTCGGCACGTGCGACACATGCGGTGGATACGGATTCATCCTCTGCATAGAATGCGACGGCAGCCGGAAGTGCTACAGCGAGAAAGCCGGCTTCAGAAGTTGTACGTTGTGCAATGAGAATGGCCTCATTAG AGCATGA
- the LOC131006712 gene encoding uncharacterized protein At5g39865-like isoform X1 yields MWLGRTKSRVRFHDAPPPPPKFACSSFKDIHILLSDDDGGGGGDTLGSPRRLSICHRTRSSVKSLIRSLSHLPFLEDAAAAAVAAEEKKEEELRPEIRIPGAEATIVVYFTSLRVVRSTFEDCKAVRSILRAFRVPIDERDLSMDGRFTEELQGILGLTEKSKLMLPRVFIGGRYIGGAEEVRCLHETGELKKYVERLPRAELGTCDTCGGYGFILCIECDGSRKCYSEKAGFRSCTLCNENGLIRCTAEHEER; encoded by the exons ATGTGGCTTGGACGAACCAAATCAAGGGTTCGGTTCCACGAcgcaccgccgccgccgcccaaATTCGCCTGCTCCTCCTTCAAAGACATCCACATTCTCCTCTCCGacgacgacggcggcggcggcggtgataCTCTTGGTTCCCCTAGAAGGCTCTCCATTTGCCACCGCACGCGCAGCAGTGTCAAGTCCCTCATCCGCAGCCTCTCTCACCTCCCGTTCCTCGAAGACGCCGCCGCGGCCGCGGTTGCGGCggaggagaagaaggaggagGAGCTCCGCCCGGAAATCCGCATTCCCGGAGCGGAGGCAACTATAGTGGTTTACTTCACGAGTTTGCGGGTAGTTCGGTCCACATTCGAGGACTGCAAGGCCGTCCGATCGATCCTGCGTGCGTTCCGCGTTCCGATCGACGAGCGCGATCTGTCGATGGACGGGCGCTTCACGGAGGAGCTGCAGGGGATCTTAGGCCTGACGGAGAAGTCGAAGCTGATGCTGCCGAGGGTCTTCATCGGCGGCAGATACATCGGCGGGGCTGAGGAGGTCCGCTGCCTCCACGAGACCGGCGAGCTGAAGAAGTACGTGGAGAGGCTGCCGCGCGCCGAGCTCGGCACGTGCGACACATGCGGTGGATACGGATTCATCCTCTGCATAGAATGCGACGGCAGCCGGAAGTGCTACAGCGAGAAAGCCGGCTTCAGAAGTTGTACGTTGTGCAATGAGAATGGCCTCATTAG ATGTACTGCAGAGCATGAGGAAAGATGA
- the LOC130985140 gene encoding uncharacterized protein LOC130985140, whose protein sequence is MARRKDLSAFERAAIIQFLLEGSHNGKPARGKINAAVQKWSCCRRTISRIWAAANKQRASGEVISSLSKKKLRPRRKLVHLDLNLIASLELSKRSTIRRLACGIKCSKSTVGRWIKLGLIRPHSSAIKPDLTTPNKLLRLRFSLEALEYDRILRSLTFKSMQNTIHIDEKWFYITKSNQRFYLTPDEIDPHRTCKNKKFITKVMFMCAVCRPVFGPNGECLFDGKIGIFPFTELVPAKRNSKNRAAGTMEWKPIQSITKQVVKDCLIYQIIPAIKAKWPANASKTIYIQQDNARPHIQDSDPDFRAVASADGFDIHLVHQPPNSPDTNINDLGWFRAIQSLQTESMSTNVDGLVNAVIKSFNELRPSTLNKVFISLQSCMVEILKVKGRNSYKIPHLGKDALIRQDKLPLNLQVPSELVRECLSYLIENGALAYGDTLMNELGVQAGCTDEVQMMVHQLQIQGTEVM, encoded by the exons ATGGCTAGAAGGAAGGATCTCTCGGCCTTTGAAAGGGCTGCCATAATCCAGTTTCTTCTTGAAGGAAGCCACAATGGAAAACCAGCTAGAGGCAAGATCAATGCTGCAGTTCAAAAGTGGAGTTGTTGCCGACGAACGATTAGTCGTATTTGGGCAGCTGCAAATAAACAAAGAGCAAGTGGTGAGGTAATAAGTTCATTGAGTAAAAAAAAGCTTAGGCCAAGGAGAAAACTGGTTCATCTTGATTTAAATTTGATTGCTAGCTTAGAATTGTCAAAGAGATCTACCATAAGAAGGCTTGCATGTGGGATTAAATGCAGTAAAAGCACAGTGGGTAGGTGGATTAAATTGGGACTGATCAGACCTCATTCTAGTGCAATAAAACCTGATCTAACTACTCCAAACAAGTTGCTTAGGCTACGGTTTTCcttagaagctctagaatatgaCAGGATTCTTAGGAGTTTAACTTTCAAAAGCATGCAGAACACAATTCACattgatgagaaatggttctACATCACAAAAAGTAATCAGCGGTTCTATTTGACACCTGATGAGATAGACCCTCATAGGACATGCAAGAACAAGAAGTTCATCACCAAGGTGATGTTCATGTGTGCTGTATGTAGGCCAGTGTTTGGGCCTAATGGTGAATGCTTGTTTGATGGAAAAATTGGAATTTTTCCATTCACTGAACTTGTTCCAGCCAAAAGAAACAGTAAGAACAGGGCAGCAGGTACTATGGAGTGGAAACCAATTCAAAGCATCACCAAACAAGTAGTGAAAGACTGCCTAATATACCAG aTCATCCCTGCTATTAAAGCAAAGTGGCCAGCAAATGCAAGCAAAACCATATATATACAGCAAGATAATGCTAGGcctcacattcaagactcagaCCCAGATTTCAGGGCAGTAGCTTCAGCTGATGGCTTTGATATTCACTTGGTGCATCAACCACCAAACTCCCCAGATACAAACATCAATGATCTGGGGTGGTTCAGGGCAATACAAAGCCTCCAAACTGAATCAATGTCTACAAATGTTGATGGTCTAGTGAATGCAGTCATCAAGTCATTCAATGAGTTAAGGCCTAGCACTTTGAATAAGGTGTTTATAAGTTTGCAAAGCTGTATGGTTGAAATCTTGAAGGTTAAGGGGAGGAATAGCTACAAGATCCCTCATCTAGGGAAGGATGCTTTAATTAGACAGGATAAGCTTCCCTTGAATTTACAAGTTCCAAGTGAACTTGTTAGGGAGTGTTTATCCTACTTAATTGAGAATGGAGCATTGGCATATGGTGATACACTAATGAATGAGTTGGGAGTGCAAGCAGGATGCACAGATGAGGTTCAGATGATGGTTCATCAACTTCAAATTCAAGGAACAGAAGTtatgtga